The Chryseobacterium aureum genome contains a region encoding:
- a CDS encoding winged helix-turn-helix transcriptional regulator, whose product MAKIIENGIEREASCTEELFAMRDSLDVLGGKWKLMILRYLTNRPDQMIHFKKLERSIEGISAKMLSKELKELETNLLITRTIQDTKPITVTYAVTEYGKSVFPVTETLVNWGIIHREKIKESMG is encoded by the coding sequence ATGGCAAAAATCATTGAAAACGGCATCGAAAGAGAAGCCAGCTGTACAGAAGAACTATTTGCAATGCGGGATAGCCTGGATGTATTGGGCGGAAAATGGAAACTGATGATTTTACGGTATCTGACGAACAGGCCGGATCAGATGATTCATTTTAAAAAGCTGGAACGAAGTATTGAGGGAATTTCTGCTAAAATGCTGAGCAAAGAACTAAAAGAACTGGAAACCAATCTCCTGATCACGAGAACCATTCAGGATACAAAACCCATTACGGTAACCTATGCAGTAACGGAATACGGGAAATCTGTATTTCCTGTAACGGAAACATTAGTGAACTGGGGAATCATCCATCGGGAAAAAATTAAAGAATCAATGGGGTAG
- a CDS encoding glycine betaine ABC transporter substrate-binding protein, which translates to MKQFKYLFLPVLMLILTVLSSCENIKNSKYITIGMVDGWAEDVAMTHVAKAILDQQGYHVIIQKASTDMILASMNNEDTDLFMGVWLPFTHAKKLAKFPGLTHLGTNYDNGRIGLVVPGYVTINSIEELNQHKNQFRNRIIGIEKGAGLTTGTDKAIVDYKLDFQQINSSTIAMITELQNAIQRKEWIVVTGWQPHWMFGKMKLKFLDDPQKIYGEAEQIKTYSRKSFAKDHPELAKFFSKLHFDDENMSDLLMKMEQSKDKETTAKEWVKDHAELIQSWLDKN; encoded by the coding sequence ATGAAACAATTTAAATATCTGTTTTTACCCGTTTTAATGCTGATATTAACGGTATTAAGCTCGTGTGAAAATATAAAAAACTCTAAATATATTACCATAGGAATGGTAGACGGGTGGGCAGAAGATGTTGCGATGACCCATGTTGCGAAAGCCATTCTGGACCAACAAGGCTATCACGTTATTATCCAAAAAGCCTCTACGGATATGATTCTGGCTTCAATGAATAATGAAGATACAGATCTGTTCATGGGAGTCTGGCTTCCGTTTACCCACGCTAAAAAGCTGGCTAAATTTCCGGGACTGACTCATCTTGGAACCAATTATGATAACGGACGTATCGGATTGGTGGTACCGGGCTATGTTACTATTAATTCCATTGAAGAACTCAATCAGCACAAAAATCAGTTCAGAAACAGAATTATAGGAATTGAAAAAGGAGCCGGATTAACCACCGGAACAGACAAAGCAATTGTAGATTATAAACTGGATTTTCAGCAGATCAACTCCTCTACCATTGCCATGATCACCGAACTGCAGAACGCAATACAGCGTAAAGAATGGATTGTGGTGACCGGATGGCAGCCTCACTGGATGTTTGGAAAAATGAAGCTTAAGTTTCTGGATGATCCCCAAAAAATATATGGTGAAGCAGAACAGATTAAAACCTATTCCAGAAAAAGCTTTGCAAAAGATCATCCGGAGCTGGCCAAATTCTTTTCAAAACTTCATTTTGATGATGAAAACATGTCTGATCTCTTGATGAAAATGGAACAGAGTAAAGACAAAGAAACCACTGCCAAAGAATGGGTTAAAGATCACGCTGAGCTTATACAGTCTTGGTTAGATAAAAACTAA
- a CDS encoding ABC transporter permease: MNKTIDIGQYVETAINWLTENGKPVFDVIKHLGNSSIMGIEWVLTNTPFYVIILFFTLLALWKAGKGIAVVTAAGLSLIFLMGLWKETMETLALIFVSTITALILSIPLGILAAKNAIADKIIRPLLDLMQTMPAFVYLIPAVLFFSIGKVPGAFATIIFAMPPAVRLTTLGIEAVPKDIVEAARAFGATNRQILFKVELPLAMKTILTGINQTILLSLSMVVIAGMIAAGGLGEKVLEGINNLDIGLGFESGLSVVILAIILDRITQGFVKKKQ; this comes from the coding sequence ATGAATAAAACTATAGATATAGGCCAATATGTAGAAACTGCAATCAATTGGCTCACAGAAAACGGGAAGCCTGTATTTGATGTCATAAAACATCTGGGAAATTCCTCCATTATGGGGATTGAATGGGTTTTAACAAACACTCCTTTTTATGTAATCATTCTCTTTTTTACCCTCCTGGCCTTATGGAAAGCCGGAAAAGGCATTGCTGTGGTAACCGCAGCGGGATTAAGCCTGATATTTTTAATGGGACTCTGGAAAGAAACCATGGAAACGCTTGCACTTATTTTTGTTTCCACCATTACGGCCCTTATCCTTTCTATTCCCCTGGGAATTTTAGCTGCTAAAAACGCAATAGCAGACAAAATCATTCGCCCTTTACTGGATCTGATGCAGACAATGCCTGCATTTGTCTACCTTATTCCGGCTGTACTGTTTTTCAGTATCGGTAAAGTACCCGGAGCTTTTGCAACCATTATCTTCGCGATGCCTCCTGCTGTCCGATTAACGACATTGGGAATTGAAGCCGTTCCGAAAGATATTGTAGAAGCGGCAAGGGCTTTTGGAGCCACCAACCGCCAGATTCTCTTCAAAGTGGAACTTCCTTTAGCCATGAAAACGATTTTAACGGGAATCAATCAAACGATACTTTTATCATTATCCATGGTTGTTATTGCAGGAATGATTGCAGCAGGCGGTTTGGGAGAGAAAGTACTGGAAGGAATTAATAATCTGGATATCGGATTAGGATTTGAAAGCGGCTTATCCGTCGTGATTTTAGCCATTATCCTGGACCGTATTACCCAGGGATTTGTAAAGAAAAAACAATAA
- a CDS encoding quaternary amine ABC transporter ATP-binding protein, which translates to MEKNENTRKVKLKVEDLTIIFGKNKEKAQELLDKGFSKKEILEKTGCTIGINKASFEIYEGEFFVIMGLSGSGKSTLLRCLNRLNEPTSGKVFINDDDITGKNNKELLEVRRTEMSMVFQKFGLLPHHTILDNAGFGLEIRGEDKASRDKKAQKALDIVGLTGFENQYPSQLSGGMQQRVGLARALANDPEVLLMDEAFSALDPLIKSEMQDQMLELQNTLQKTIVFITHDLDEAIKIGDRIVIMKDGVIEQIGTAEDILTHPASDYVKAFVEKVDRKTIITARSLMFDKATVVRFKKDGPEGALRKMRTTGLENLPVVDFQNKFLGFVTLNDVVRIAKKKEPTVESIINSNVPSVYPEVTVEEMLPLISENKSSIAVVDENNKFLGLITQLSLIIEATKFNEEEIIELKEIANNQ; encoded by the coding sequence ATGGAAAAAAATGAAAACACTAGAAAAGTAAAACTTAAAGTGGAAGACCTGACCATTATCTTTGGTAAAAACAAAGAAAAAGCGCAGGAGCTGCTGGACAAAGGTTTTTCCAAAAAGGAAATTCTTGAAAAAACAGGCTGTACCATTGGTATCAACAAAGCCAGTTTTGAAATCTATGAAGGGGAATTCTTTGTGATCATGGGGCTTTCAGGAAGTGGAAAATCTACCCTGCTCCGCTGCCTTAACCGATTGAATGAGCCCACTTCCGGAAAAGTATTCATTAATGATGATGACATTACCGGTAAAAACAACAAAGAACTTCTGGAAGTACGAAGAACGGAAATGAGTATGGTATTTCAGAAATTTGGATTGCTGCCTCACCATACCATTCTGGACAATGCTGGTTTCGGGCTGGAAATCAGAGGAGAAGATAAAGCTTCCCGTGACAAAAAAGCACAGAAAGCGCTGGACATTGTAGGATTAACCGGTTTCGAAAACCAATACCCTTCCCAGCTTTCAGGGGGAATGCAGCAGAGAGTAGGACTGGCAAGAGCATTGGCGAACGACCCTGAAGTTTTACTGATGGATGAAGCCTTCTCCGCACTGGATCCTTTGATCAAATCTGAAATGCAAGATCAGATGCTTGAACTGCAGAACACACTGCAAAAAACCATAGTCTTCATTACCCATGATCTGGATGAAGCCATTAAAATTGGAGACCGTATCGTTATAATGAAAGATGGTGTCATAGAGCAGATAGGAACCGCCGAAGATATTTTAACCCATCCTGCCAGCGACTATGTAAAAGCTTTCGTGGAAAAAGTAGACCGTAAAACCATTATCACCGCTAGATCTCTTATGTTCGATAAAGCAACGGTAGTCCGTTTCAAAAAGGACGGTCCTGAAGGTGCTTTAAGAAAAATGAGGACTACCGGCCTGGAAAACCTGCCTGTTGTCGATTTTCAGAATAAATTCTTAGGCTTTGTAACGCTTAACGATGTTGTCCGCATTGCCAAAAAGAAAGAACCTACGGTAGAATCTATTATCAACAGCAATGTTCCTTCGGTTTATCCTGAAGTAACTGTAGAAGAAATGCTGCCCCTGATCTCTGAAAACAAATCTTCCATAGCCGTGGTAGATGAAAACAATAAATTCTTAGGCCTTATCACCCAATTATCACTCATCATAGAGGCCACCAAGTTTAACGAAGAAGAGATCATAGAATTAAAAGAAATCGCAAACAATCAATAA
- a CDS encoding DUF1304 domain-containing protein: MEIIAKILTAVVALEHLYILWMEMFAWETKGKEVFKAALPAEMFKPTKGLAANQGLYNGFLAAGLIWSFLIKDPQWQTNVALFFLGCVAVAGIYGAISATKKIFFVQALPAILAIIAVLLK; encoded by the coding sequence ATGGAAATCATTGCCAAAATTCTGACCGCTGTTGTTGCCCTGGAACATCTTTATATACTTTGGATGGAAATGTTTGCATGGGAAACCAAAGGAAAAGAGGTTTTTAAAGCAGCACTGCCTGCTGAAATGTTTAAACCAACCAAAGGATTGGCGGCCAATCAGGGACTTTACAATGGTTTTCTGGCTGCCGGACTTATCTGGTCTTTTTTAATTAAAGATCCCCAGTGGCAAACCAATGTGGCACTGTTCTTTTTAGGCTGTGTAGCCGTAGCAGGTATCTATGGAGCAATTTCTGCTACCAAAAAAATATTTTTCGTGCAGGCTTTGCCCGCTATCCTTGCCATTATTGCTGTTTTATTAAAATAG
- a CDS encoding Crp/Fnr family transcriptional regulator, whose product MDAFKSHLNKFITVTEEEYASILSFFQVLEVKKKQNLMREGEICRTMYFVVKGCLRKFFINEKGVEQTTEFAIENWWITDTFAYERQIPTDFSVQAVEHSSILSIDLEHQEELLKKHPVMEKYFRMIYQRAYAASERRIRYLYEMSREELYMHFSTLYPWFIQRIPQYLIASFLNLTPEYLSEIRAKLRS is encoded by the coding sequence ATGGATGCATTCAAATCACATTTAAACAAATTTATTACTGTAACTGAAGAAGAATATGCTTCTATTCTTTCCTTTTTTCAGGTTCTTGAAGTGAAAAAAAAACAGAATCTGATGCGGGAGGGAGAGATCTGCCGGACGATGTATTTTGTGGTGAAAGGATGTCTCAGAAAGTTTTTTATCAACGAAAAAGGAGTGGAGCAGACTACAGAATTTGCCATTGAAAACTGGTGGATTACGGATACATTCGCTTATGAAAGGCAGATACCTACAGATTTTTCTGTACAGGCCGTGGAGCATTCTTCTATTTTGTCCATTGATCTGGAGCATCAGGAAGAATTATTAAAGAAACATCCTGTAATGGAAAAATATTTCAGGATGATCTATCAACGGGCTTATGCTGCTTCAGAACGCAGAATCCGTTATTTATATGAAATGTCCAGAGAAGAACTTTATATGCACTTCAGTACATTATATCCATGGTTTATCCAAAGAATTCCGCAGTACCTGATTGCTTCTTTTTTGAATCTTACCCCGGAATACCTGAGCGAAATCAGAGCGAAATTACGATCTTAA
- a CDS encoding DoxX family protein — protein sequence MTDHKNQFPQLFLRLALAVTMLSAVADRFGWWSKENSSWGNMERFKEYTRTLTFFLPESLSTMSAYAATFLEILFPLMLILGCKTKIAAYGTSALLLIFALSMTIASGPKAPLNYSVWVGSAAALLLAVQQHYSLSVDQLTKK from the coding sequence ATGACAGATCATAAAAATCAATTTCCGCAACTCTTTTTAAGGCTGGCTCTTGCCGTTACCATGCTTTCTGCCGTGGCAGACCGGTTCGGGTGGTGGAGCAAAGAAAACTCTTCATGGGGAAACATGGAACGTTTTAAAGAATATACAAGAACGTTGACATTTTTCCTTCCAGAATCCTTAAGTACGATGTCAGCGTATGCTGCAACTTTTTTAGAAATTCTTTTTCCTTTGATGCTGATTTTGGGATGTAAAACAAAAATTGCAGCCTATGGCACCAGTGCATTGCTGCTGATTTTTGCCCTATCCATGACCATTGCATCAGGCCCCAAGGCCCCGCTGAACTATTCTGTATGGGTGGGAAGTGCTGCTGCTCTTTTACTGGCAGTACAGCAGCATTATTCTTTAAGCGTAGATCAATTAACCAAAAAATAA
- a CDS encoding carboxymuconolactone decarboxylase family protein produces the protein MSARLNIATVDSAAYKAMLGLEGYLQTISLTHIQKELIKIRASQINKCAFCLDMHTKDAIKYGETPQRIFILNGWTEAKEFFTEEEQVLLAMTEEITLISDKGLTEETYQKAKSFFDENQIAQIIMAIVTINAWNRIAVSTHLPIAK, from the coding sequence ATGAGCGCAAGATTAAATATTGCAACAGTAGATTCCGCAGCATATAAAGCAATGCTTGGACTGGAAGGATATCTCCAAACTATTTCTTTAACACACATTCAGAAGGAGCTTATAAAAATCAGGGCTTCACAGATCAATAAATGTGCTTTCTGCCTTGATATGCACACCAAAGATGCCATCAAATACGGAGAAACTCCTCAAAGGATATTTATTCTGAACGGATGGACAGAGGCTAAAGAATTTTTCACTGAAGAAGAGCAGGTGCTATTGGCGATGACAGAAGAAATTACATTAATCAGTGATAAAGGTTTAACTGAAGAAACGTATCAGAAAGCAAAGTCATTCTTTGATGAAAACCAGATTGCTCAGATCATCATGGCTATTGTAACGATCAATGCATGGAACAGAATTGCAGTGAGTACTCATCTTCCGATTGCAAAATAG
- a CDS encoding aldo/keto reductase — MEYRKLGDTDLELSIITHGAFAIGGNMWGGNEKQDSINSIHASLDHGVTSIDTAPFYGFGLSEEMIGEAIKGKDRSKIQLLTKFGLVWDGSNQGKGEFFFDAEDEGKKIPVYKFASKENIIKEVEESLKRLGTDYIDLLQLHWPDSTTPISETMEAMELLIQQGKIRTAGVSNYSVSQMEEASKTLDLASNQVAYSMLNRTIENDLVPYSLENNTGIIVYSPMERGLLTGKYFKETQLKDNDHRNGYFSQFDLNKVKTFLEKIEPVAQEKGASLSQLVLRWTTLQPAITVVLAGARNAQQAIENAGAMAIDLSQEELNFINSALNEI, encoded by the coding sequence ATGGAATATAGAAAATTAGGAGACACTGATTTAGAATTATCAATCATCACCCACGGAGCTTTTGCCATTGGCGGAAACATGTGGGGAGGTAATGAAAAACAGGATTCTATCAATTCTATTCATGCATCACTGGATCACGGGGTAACTTCTATCGACACGGCACCTTTCTATGGTTTCGGACTGAGTGAAGAAATGATCGGGGAAGCCATCAAAGGAAAAGACCGTTCAAAGATCCAGCTTTTAACAAAATTCGGACTGGTATGGGACGGAAGCAATCAAGGTAAAGGAGAATTTTTCTTTGATGCGGAAGACGAAGGAAAAAAGATTCCCGTTTATAAATTCGCTTCAAAAGAAAACATCATCAAAGAAGTTGAGGAAAGCCTAAAAAGATTAGGGACAGACTATATAGATCTTCTCCAGCTTCACTGGCCGGACAGCACAACACCCATCTCCGAAACAATGGAAGCTATGGAATTACTGATCCAGCAGGGAAAAATCCGCACAGCAGGGGTAAGCAACTACAGTGTATCTCAGATGGAAGAAGCCAGCAAGACTTTAGACCTTGCCAGTAATCAGGTTGCTTACAGCATGCTGAACCGTACTATTGAAAACGATCTTGTACCCTATTCTTTGGAAAACAACACAGGAATTATTGTGTACAGCCCTATGGAAAGAGGTCTTTTAACCGGTAAATATTTCAAAGAAACCCAATTAAAAGATAACGACCACAGAAACGGATATTTTTCACAATTTGATCTGAATAAAGTGAAAACTTTCTTAGAAAAAATAGAACCTGTTGCTCAGGAGAAAGGAGCAAGCCTTTCTCAGCTTGTATTAAGATGGACAACGCTGCAGCCGGCAATTACAGTAGTATTGGCAGGAGCAAGAAATGCACAGCAGGCCATCGAAAATGCAGGAGCAATGGCTATTGACCTTTCACAGGAAGAATTGAACTTCATCAATTCAGCTTTGAACGAAATATAA
- a CDS encoding type 1 glutamine amidotransferase domain-containing protein, with product MKKLALLVLAVFTIGFVQAQTKKSKNMKKKILFVVTSHDKKGNTGEDTGYYLGEVSHPWEVLHKAGYEIDFVSPKGGTPPVDGFDLKDPVNKEFWQNKEYKNKIDHSMNPSQVNPNEYSTIFYAGGHGAMWDFADNKELADIASKIYENGGIVAGVCHGPAGLVNIKLNNGKYLVDGKKINAFTNEEESEVKLTNVVPFLLEDKLKERGAKFEKSGLWQNHVVADQRVITGQNPQSAKSVGEAILKELKK from the coding sequence ATGAAAAAATTAGCACTTTTAGTACTGGCAGTCTTTACCATAGGATTTGTTCAGGCACAAACCAAAAAATCAAAAAATATGAAAAAGAAAATTTTATTTGTCGTAACCAGTCATGATAAAAAAGGAAATACTGGCGAAGATACAGGCTATTATCTGGGTGAAGTTTCCCATCCATGGGAAGTTCTTCACAAGGCAGGATATGAAATTGACTTTGTAAGTCCCAAAGGCGGAACTCCTCCGGTGGATGGCTTCGATTTGAAAGATCCTGTCAATAAGGAATTCTGGCAAAATAAAGAATACAAAAACAAGATTGATCATTCCATGAACCCCTCTCAGGTGAATCCAAATGAATATTCAACGATATTCTATGCAGGAGGGCATGGCGCAATGTGGGATTTTGCAGACAATAAGGAATTGGCAGATATCGCATCAAAAATTTATGAAAACGGAGGGATTGTGGCCGGCGTATGTCATGGCCCGGCAGGTTTGGTGAATATCAAACTGAATAACGGGAAATATCTTGTAGACGGTAAGAAAATCAATGCTTTTACCAATGAAGAGGAATCTGAGGTAAAATTAACCAATGTAGTTCCTTTCTTACTGGAAGATAAGCTGAAAGAAAGAGGCGCAAAATTTGAAAAATCAGGACTTTGGCAGAATCATGTGGTAGCAGACCAAAGAGTCATTACAGGACAAAACCCACAGTCGGCAAAAAGCGTTGGAGAAGCTATTCTAAAAGAATTAAAGAAATAA
- a CDS encoding putative quinol monooxygenase, with amino-acid sequence MKIHLTAIIKSKEEHQAEVLEVLQHMVKETRKEEACELYSLHQGIENKNEFVFYEIWKSEEGLAQHNQQPYIQAFGALADEKLQEKPQIYLTHLI; translated from the coding sequence ATGAAAATTCATCTTACAGCGATTATAAAATCCAAAGAAGAACATCAGGCAGAAGTACTTGAGGTTCTTCAGCATATGGTAAAAGAAACAAGAAAAGAAGAGGCTTGTGAACTCTACAGCCTGCATCAGGGAATTGAAAACAAAAATGAATTTGTTTTCTATGAGATCTGGAAAAGCGAAGAAGGATTGGCGCAGCATAACCAGCAGCCTTATATCCAGGCTTTCGGAGCATTAGCAGATGAAAAACTTCAGGAAAAACCACAGATTTATCTTACCCATCTTATTTAA
- a CDS encoding NAD-dependent epimerase/dehydratase family protein produces the protein MKKILITGITGYIGGTIAKKLLDKDYEVTGLVRNEAHVQELESLGIKTVVGNIHDEDLIRTAVSDADAVIHNADSADDAYTANSFIRVLEGSHKTFIFTSGSAIFGGKENGRKSDFIFREDFPLQPRLEMASRVLINNYVLQSVTKGIRSIVIVPTMVYGKGLGIKKDSIQIPALINFSKEKGHGVYFGEGENIWSNLHIEDLADLYVLALEKAKAGSLYFAENGSSTLKNIAENISKKYNLKPAKSVSIQDAVNKFGPAGGYFGFASNSRCSSDKARAELNWKPIYNSIENFI, from the coding sequence ATGAAAAAAATACTGATCACAGGGATTACCGGCTATATTGGCGGCACTATCGCAAAAAAGCTCCTTGATAAGGATTATGAAGTGACAGGCCTGGTTCGTAATGAAGCCCATGTTCAGGAACTGGAATCATTAGGAATAAAAACTGTTGTAGGAAATATCCATGATGAAGATCTTATAAGAACAGCAGTTTCCGATGCAGATGCAGTTATTCACAATGCAGATTCAGCAGATGATGCCTATACGGCAAACAGCTTTATCAGAGTACTGGAAGGAAGTCACAAAACTTTTATATTCACTTCAGGTTCTGCTATTTTTGGAGGAAAAGAGAATGGGAGAAAAAGTGATTTTATCTTCAGAGAAGACTTTCCTTTACAGCCAAGACTGGAAATGGCATCAAGAGTGCTTATCAACAATTATGTCCTACAGTCTGTAACTAAAGGCATAAGAAGTATTGTTATTGTTCCTACAATGGTTTACGGTAAAGGGCTTGGAATAAAAAAAGACAGCATTCAGATCCCCGCTCTTATTAACTTTTCAAAGGAAAAAGGACATGGTGTCTATTTCGGCGAAGGTGAAAATATATGGTCTAACCTGCATATTGAAGACCTGGCAGATCTGTACGTACTTGCACTGGAAAAAGCAAAAGCAGGCTCTCTCTATTTTGCAGAAAACGGTTCATCTACTTTAAAAAATATTGCGGAAAACATCAGCAAAAAGTATAACTTAAAGCCTGCAAAATCAGTAAGCATTCAGGATGCCGTCAATAAATTCGGGCCTGCAGGAGGTTATTTTGGCTTTGCATCCAACAGCAGATGCAGTTCAGATAAAGCCAGGGCAGAACTGAATTGGAAACCAATCTATAATTCAATTGAAAATTTTATTTAA
- a CDS encoding NAD(P)H-dependent oxidoreductase, whose translation MKKVLIINGGQNFGHSGGKYNQTIAENTVAALKEFDTVEVKVTHVSENYDKNEEVEKFVWADYIVYHTPIWWFQLPNGFKKYIDEVFTAGHAKGIYMSDGRKAENPEINYGTGGMLGGRKYMLTTSWNAPATAFTIPGEFFNERSVDEGPLFGFHRMNAFVSLEKMESFHFHDVEKNANIERDMKLYREHVRNVFAKELKTELVS comes from the coding sequence ATGAAAAAAGTACTCATCATTAACGGAGGACAGAACTTCGGACATTCCGGAGGAAAATATAATCAGACGATCGCAGAAAATACAGTAGCAGCTCTTAAAGAATTTGATACTGTAGAAGTAAAAGTTACCCATGTAAGTGAAAATTACGATAAAAATGAGGAAGTAGAGAAGTTTGTATGGGCAGATTACATCGTTTACCACACTCCTATCTGGTGGTTCCAGCTTCCTAACGGATTCAAAAAATATATTGATGAAGTGTTCACTGCGGGACATGCCAAAGGAATTTATATGAGTGACGGCAGAAAAGCAGAAAATCCGGAAATCAACTATGGTACAGGAGGAATGCTTGGAGGAAGAAAATATATGCTGACGACCAGCTGGAATGCTCCTGCAACGGCCTTTACAATTCCCGGGGAATTTTTTAATGAAAGAAGTGTAGATGAAGGTCCGTTATTTGGATTCCATAGAATGAATGCTTTTGTTTCATTAGAAAAAATGGAGAGCTTTCACTTTCATGATGTAGAGAAAAATGCCAATATCGAGCGTGATATGAAATTGTATAGAGAGCATGTAAGAAATGTATTTGCAAAAGAACTGAAAACAGAACTGGTATCATGA
- a CDS encoding metallophosphoesterase family protein, translating to MIQIAVFSDVHGNLPALEVVLKDIEKRGIRQKFCLGDLVDFAPWGNEVIEKIRSLNIPCLMGNHDERIAFDIPVIPLSKHTEEETHARFIAIDHSKKNIAEQNKKFLAELPFHLKLNYKTGDKHWNIQLVHSSLESNDTYLYESESDEVFTSMLNRSEADLIVMGHTHLSFKKQFENNRWAVNCGSVGRSKEENRLASYLVLTLEEEKITPEIVQLPYPVDETVRHIQESGIPDYYASFLKNEIVSIL from the coding sequence ATGATACAGATTGCTGTTTTTAGTGATGTACATGGAAATCTTCCTGCATTGGAAGTAGTGTTGAAGGATATCGAAAAAAGAGGAATCAGGCAGAAGTTCTGCCTGGGCGATCTGGTAGACTTTGCCCCCTGGGGAAACGAAGTGATAGAAAAGATAAGAAGTCTGAACATCCCTTGTTTAATGGGAAATCATGATGAAAGAATTGCTTTTGATATTCCTGTTATTCCTTTATCCAAACACACAGAAGAAGAAACCCATGCCAGATTTATTGCAATAGATCATTCTAAAAAAAATATTGCAGAGCAGAATAAAAAATTTCTCGCTGAGCTTCCTTTTCATTTAAAATTAAATTATAAAACAGGTGATAAACATTGGAATATTCAATTGGTACATTCCAGTCTTGAAAGCAATGATACCTATTTATATGAATCGGAAAGTGATGAGGTTTTTACTTCTATGCTGAACAGGTCGGAAGCGGATCTGATAGTGATGGGGCATACCCATTTATCCTTTAAAAAGCAGTTTGAAAATAATAGGTGGGCTGTTAATTGCGGGTCGGTAGGGCGCTCCAAAGAAGAAAACAGACTTGCCTCTTATTTGGTGCTCACTTTAGAGGAAGAAAAAATAACTCCGGAAATTGTACAATTGCCTTATCCGGTTGATGAAACTGTCCGGCACATACAGGAAAGCGGAATTCCGGATTATTATGCTTCGTTTTTAAAGAATGAAATTGTATCAATATTATAA
- a CDS encoding LysR family transcriptional regulator, with product MVNLEWYRTFKAIYKTGTLTGAADALFISQPGVSLHLSSLEAYVGYKLFDRTGRKMIPTERGKVLFNAIAEPLTKLEDVEKNFQKSTEKHTPTISVGMCFETFQTTLEQYVSSLPFNLIISFGEYPEMLDQLDKGILDLIITPKKGSSPNIEHEAFSSEQIILVGGKDVDKTAFSKVLKTKDAEQIEEWLKNEKWYGTTGDMEHLFQYWILNFGHKPNFRPNYIVPNMNSIIRCLKGGTGLAVVPDFLCRNDIESGEVQLIWEGKKKFENTLYFGCRKKTNYQTEIEHIKTLFRKVMA from the coding sequence ATGGTTAATCTAGAATGGTACCGTACTTTTAAAGCGATCTATAAAACTGGGACATTGACTGGTGCTGCTGATGCTTTATTCATTTCACAACCAGGAGTGAGCCTTCACCTAAGCTCATTGGAAGCTTACGTAGGGTATAAGCTGTTCGACAGAACCGGAAGAAAAATGATTCCTACTGAAAGGGGGAAGGTGTTGTTTAATGCTATAGCAGAACCTCTTACCAAGCTGGAAGATGTAGAAAAGAACTTTCAGAAGTCTACAGAGAAACATACCCCGACAATCAGTGTTGGGATGTGTTTTGAGACTTTTCAGACGACTTTGGAGCAGTATGTTTCTTCCTTACCCTTTAATCTGATTATCAGTTTTGGAGAATATCCGGAAATGCTGGATCAGCTGGATAAAGGAATTCTTGACCTTATTATCACGCCGAAAAAAGGATCTTCTCCCAACATCGAACATGAGGCATTTTCTTCCGAACAGATCATTCTGGTAGGAGGGAAGGATGTGGATAAAACAGCTTTCAGTAAAGTGCTGAAAACAAAAGATGCGGAACAGATTGAAGAATGGCTGAAGAACGAAAAATGGTACGGAACCACCGGAGATATGGAGCATCTCTTCCAGTACTGGATATTGAATTTTGGGCATAAGCCCAATTTCCGGCCTAATTATATCGTTCCCAACATGAATTCAATCATCCGTTGCCTGAAAGGAGGAACAGGGTTAGCGGTTGTTCCTGATTTTCTATGCAGAAATGACATTGAAAGCGGTGAAGTTCAGCTGATCTGGGAAGGAAAGAAGAAATTTGAAAACACGCTGTATTTCGGATGCCGTAAGAAAACGAACTACCAAACCGAAATTGAACATATCAAAACGTTATTCCGTAAGGTGATGGCTTAA